Proteins from a single region of Caloramator sp. E03:
- the rpmB gene encoding 50S ribosomal protein L28, producing MSRRCEICEKGLTFGIQYSHSHRKTNRTWAPNLKKVKAIVDGAPKRIYVCTRCLRSGKVQRAL from the coding sequence ATGTCAAGAAGATGTGAAATATGTGAAAAAGGTTTAACTTTCGGGATTCAATACAGCCACTCACATCGTAAAACAAACAGGACTTGGGCTCCAAATCTAAAAAAAGTAAAAGCTATAGTTGATGGTGCCCCAAAGCGTATATATGTATGCACAAGATGCTTACGCTCTGGAAAGGTTCAACGTGCTCTTTAA
- a CDS encoding Stp1/IreP family PP2C-type Ser/Thr phosphatase, which yields MLIECRTDKGKIRDVNEDYITVFRTNKYSLIIVADGMGGHNAGEVASKLASIGIRDFVAENFNKYEDIEELVRDAVLNANKIVYEKSQENNEYIGMGTTITCCLIYGSDLYFGHVGDSRAYVINKNEIKKITEDHSYVQELVKMGSITENEALAHPQRNLITRAIGIEEYVVVDTKHEAFSIDDYILLCTDGLTCYLNNDEIRDIVLEHGLSSVDYFINIANERGGSDNISVIVAKRGDEQ from the coding sequence ATGCTAATAGAGTGTAGAACAGATAAAGGTAAAATAAGAGATGTCAATGAAGATTATATTACAGTTTTTAGAACTAATAAATATTCGTTAATTATTGTTGCGGATGGTATGGGTGGACATAATGCTGGTGAGGTTGCGAGTAAACTTGCATCTATAGGCATTAGGGACTTTGTAGCAGAAAACTTTAATAAATATGAAGATATTGAAGAACTTGTAAGGGATGCTGTACTAAATGCAAATAAAATAGTTTATGAAAAGTCACAGGAAAATAATGAATATATTGGAATGGGTACAACTATAACCTGCTGTCTTATATATGGTTCAGATTTATATTTTGGACATGTTGGTGATAGTAGAGCATACGTAATAAATAAAAATGAGATTAAAAAAATAACTGAAGATCATTCTTATGTACAAGAGCTTGTTAAAATGGGAAGTATTACTGAAAATGAGGCATTAGCTCATCCCCAAAGGAATTTAATTACAAGGGCAATTGGAATTGAAGAATACGTTGTTGTAGATACAAAGCATGAAGCTTTTTCTATAGATGATTATATATTACTTTGTACAGATGGGCTAACATGTTACTTAAATAATGATGAGATAAGAGATATTGTATTGGAGCATGGATTAAGTTCAGTTGATTATTTTATAAATATTGCTAACGAAAGAGGAGGTAGTGATAATATATCAGTAATTGTTGCCAAGAGGGGGGATGAGCAATGA
- a CDS encoding Asp23/Gls24 family envelope stress response protein, with protein MSIKLNNDYGYVEYSDEVLANIAGAATMECYGVVGMASKRATDGLWELLKRENLSKGVKIISNDEGIIVELYIIVEYGTKISVIANNIIQKVKYTVESLTGIKVLNVTVYIQGIRV; from the coding sequence ATGTCAATAAAGTTAAATAATGATTATGGGTATGTTGAGTACTCCGATGAGGTTCTGGCAAATATCGCCGGCGCTGCTACTATGGAATGTTACGGAGTAGTTGGAATGGCATCTAAAAGAGCAACAGATGGTCTATGGGAGCTTTTAAAGAGAGAAAATTTAAGTAAAGGTGTAAAGATAATATCAAATGATGAAGGTATTATAGTTGAACTCTATATAATAGTTGAATACGGTACAAAAATTTCGGTAATTGCTAATAATATCATTCAAAAAGTAAAATATACAGTTGAAAGCTTAACTGGTATTAAAGTGTTGAATGTTACAGTCTACATTCAGGGAATCAGAGTTTAA
- a CDS encoding thiamine diphosphokinase: MRALIIAHGIGDVNYLKELLPSFDTVICADGGAEYAYKCGILPHYLIGDFDSINNDILEYFKLKKVKIEKYPQNKDFTDTELCVYKALEEKCNEIIIFAGIGSRIDHSLGNIGLLHIIKSFGADGCIISENQTVYICNDILILKGKKGDLVSIIPFGGDAKGITTEGLQYSLKDDTIKFGYPTGISNVMTDDICKIKISSGEILVIKQSEI; encoded by the coding sequence ATGAGAGCTTTAATAATTGCCCATGGTATAGGTGATGTAAATTATTTAAAGGAATTGCTTCCTTCATTTGATACTGTAATATGTGCAGACGGTGGGGCAGAATATGCATATAAATGCGGAATTCTCCCCCATTATCTTATAGGTGATTTTGATTCTATTAATAATGATATATTAGAATATTTTAAACTTAAGAAGGTAAAAATAGAAAAATATCCCCAAAATAAAGACTTTACAGATACTGAACTTTGTGTATACAAAGCCCTTGAGGAAAAATGCAATGAGATCATAATTTTTGCGGGAATAGGTAGCAGAATTGATCATAGCCTTGGGAATATAGGCCTTTTACATATTATAAAATCCTTTGGAGCAGATGGATGTATAATTTCAGAAAATCAAACCGTATATATTTGTAATGATATTTTAATCTTAAAAGGTAAAAAAGGTGATTTGGTGTCAATAATCCCCTTTGGTGGCGATGCAAAAGGAATTACGACTGAAGGATTACAATATTCACTTAAAGATGATACTATTAAGTTTGGATATCCTACAGGTATTTCAAATGTTATGACAGACGATATATGTAAAATAAAAATAAGTTCAGGTGAGATATTGGTTATAAAGCAAAGTGAAATATAA
- the rsmD gene encoding 16S rRNA (guanine(966)-N(2))-methyltransferase RsmD, with protein sequence MRIITGLAKGRKLMVPEGNNTRPTLDRVKESLFNIISNNLNINDSKVLDLFAGSGGLGLECISRGAKFCIFCEKDKNTFSYLRQNVINLGFSSCCELYNHDAFFVLKKCSQRNLKFDIIFLDPPYSKGLIEKAIKSISEYNILDKEGIIITEYDEKDILPDKIDNYVKYRTEKYGRVRISFWTEEEINE encoded by the coding sequence ATGAGGATAATAACTGGACTTGCAAAAGGAAGAAAGTTAATGGTACCAGAAGGGAATAATACAAGACCTACCCTTGACAGAGTTAAAGAATCTTTATTTAATATTATTTCTAATAATTTAAATATAAATGATTCAAAAGTATTAGACCTGTTTGCAGGTAGTGGTGGACTTGGTCTTGAATGCATTAGCAGAGGAGCAAAGTTTTGCATTTTTTGCGAAAAAGATAAAAATACATTTAGTTATTTAAGACAAAATGTAATAAATCTCGGGTTTTCTTCATGCTGTGAATTATATAATCATGATGCTTTTTTTGTTTTAAAAAAATGCAGTCAAAGAAATTTGAAATTTGATATTATCTTTCTTGACCCTCCATATAGTAAAGGTTTAATTGAAAAAGCTATAAAGAGTATAAGTGAATATAATATTCTTGATAAAGAAGGAATAATAATAACGGAATATGATGAAAAAGATATATTACCTGATAAAATAGATAATTACGTAAAATATAGAACTGAAAAATATGGCAGGGTCCGTATATCTTTTTGGACTGAGGAGGAAATAAATGAATAA
- the recG gene encoding ATP-dependent DNA helicase RecG, which translates to MDIKNIKGVGEKTLKYLNLLGIYSVKDAIFFFPRCYEDRRNIKPIYELCDGDIASIIAEVSIIYPSKRANNGMYINRIVFKNETGYIVGVWFNQPYIKNNFKVGQKVFLYGKISRKMGEVQIIDPQYERDIDDLKLGINPIYPSNKYLSQKVIKKIINECLKYIDKVIIDILPESLRKSLGLYDIKSAILNIHNPKDFNILSESIKRIKFEELLVLQLGIFMAKKRFENMENAYSIPVSKEMKEYKDSLPFQLTNAQSKTIREILIDMKKSKPMNRLVQGDVGSGKTIVAITALFNCAMNGYQGALMAPTEILAQQHFLSLESLLKKWQIKIALLCGSTSKKQKDEILEKIKQGEIDIVVGTHALIQENVEFKNLALVVTDEQHRFGVRQRGELINKGHNPHVLVMTATPIPRTLALFMYGDMDISIINELPAGRQKVDTYFVRPSMRDKVYDFVKKEIRNGRQAYIVCPLVEESEKLEAESAVETSKKLQEMYFKEFKIGLLHGKMNSSDKDLVMQKFKNKEIDILVSTTVIEVGINVPNATIIVIENAERFGLAQLHQLRGRVGRGSYKSYCILISEAKTDDAKERMNIMTKTSDGFIIAEKDMELRGTGEFFGTRQHGLPELKLADPIKDIELLKQTRDVAKKIIENNLIYNKDYENLVKEVDNKFNDKFNDITFN; encoded by the coding sequence ATGGATATAAAAAATATTAAAGGAGTAGGGGAAAAGACCTTAAAATACTTAAATTTACTTGGTATATATAGCGTTAAAGATGCAATATTTTTTTTCCCAAGATGCTATGAAGACAGAAGAAATATAAAGCCAATCTATGAACTTTGTGATGGAGATATAGCCTCAATAATTGCAGAGGTGTCAATAATATATCCTTCAAAAAGAGCAAATAACGGTATGTATATAAACCGAATTGTATTTAAAAATGAAACTGGCTATATAGTTGGAGTTTGGTTTAATCAGCCCTATATAAAGAACAATTTTAAAGTAGGGCAGAAAGTTTTTCTATATGGAAAAATTTCAAGAAAAATGGGTGAAGTGCAGATAATAGATCCACAATATGAAAGGGATATTGATGATTTAAAACTTGGAATTAATCCTATATATCCAAGTAACAAATATCTTTCTCAAAAGGTTATTAAAAAAATTATTAATGAATGTCTTAAATATATAGATAAAGTAATAATTGATATTTTACCTGAAAGTTTAAGAAAATCCTTAGGACTTTATGATATAAAAAGTGCTATTTTAAATATACATAATCCCAAAGACTTTAACATATTAAGTGAAAGTATAAAAAGAATTAAGTTTGAGGAATTACTTGTTCTCCAATTAGGGATTTTTATGGCAAAGAAACGATTTGAAAATATGGAAAATGCATATTCAATACCTGTTAGTAAAGAAATGAAAGAATATAAGGATTCACTTCCCTTTCAGTTGACAAATGCTCAATCTAAAACAATTAGAGAGATACTAATTGATATGAAAAAATCAAAACCTATGAATAGATTAGTGCAAGGGGATGTTGGATCAGGTAAAACAATTGTTGCAATTACTGCTTTATTTAATTGTGCAATGAATGGATATCAAGGTGCATTAATGGCTCCAACTGAAATACTTGCACAACAACATTTTTTATCTTTAGAATCTTTATTAAAAAAATGGCAAATAAAAATTGCTCTTTTATGCGGAAGTACTTCAAAAAAACAAAAGGATGAAATATTAGAAAAGATAAAACAGGGAGAAATTGATATCGTTGTAGGAACCCATGCATTAATACAAGAAAATGTTGAATTTAAAAATCTTGCACTTGTCGTAACTGACGAACAGCATAGATTTGGAGTAAGACAAAGGGGAGAGCTTATAAATAAAGGACATAATCCACATGTACTTGTTATGACTGCAACTCCAATTCCAAGAACTTTAGCTCTTTTTATGTATGGTGATATGGATATTTCAATAATAAACGAGTTGCCTGCTGGAAGACAAAAAGTTGACACTTATTTCGTAAGACCTTCAATGAGAGATAAGGTTTATGATTTTGTAAAAAAGGAAATAAGAAATGGAAGACAGGCCTATATTGTTTGTCCTCTTGTTGAAGAATCAGAAAAACTTGAAGCAGAATCTGCTGTTGAAACTTCAAAAAAGCTTCAAGAAATGTATTTTAAAGAGTTTAAGATAGGACTTCTTCATGGAAAAATGAATTCTTCAGATAAAGATTTGGTTATGCAAAAGTTTAAAAATAAAGAGATAGACATACTTGTATCCACTACAGTAATAGAAGTTGGAATAAATGTTCCTAACGCCACAATAATAGTAATAGAGAATGCTGAAAGGTTTGGACTTGCGCAGTTACATCAGCTAAGGGGTAGAGTTGGAAGAGGAAGTTATAAATCCTACTGTATTCTCATATCAGAAGCTAAAACTGATGATGCTAAAGAACGTATGAACATAATGACAAAAACAAGTGATGGTTTTATTATAGCTGAAAAGGATATGGAACTTAGAGGTACAGGTGAATTCTTTGGCACAAGACAGCATGGGCTTCCAGAGTTAAAGTTAGCTGATCCCATAAAAGACATTGAACTTTTAAAGCAAACAAGGGATGTTGCAAAAAAAATAATTGAGAATAATTTAATTTATAATAAGGATTATGAGAATTTAGTAAAGGAAGTTGATAATAAGTTTAATGATAAATTTAATGATATAACTTTTAATTAA
- the rlmN gene encoding 23S rRNA (adenine(2503)-C(2))-methyltransferase RlmN — translation MIDFRDFTYKELENYIIKINEPKFRAKQIFQWIHKGVNSFDDIININKGLKEKLKNEGYICNMVIEEKYTSNIDGTTKYIMRLKDENFIECVLMKYTFGNTICISTQVGCSMGCSFCASTIGGKIRNLTAGEMFGQVLTLQNDIKEKISNVVLMGTGEPFDNYENVIKFLNIINDPNGINIGMRHITISTCGLVPQIKMLADLNLQITLAISLHAPNDEIRKKIMPIANRYSMEELLDACKYYIKRTNRRITFEYALINEINDSEENALELSKKLKGMLCHVNLIPLNKVDEREFIKPDMDKVNIFKNILLKNGIETTVRREMGSDINAACGQLRRRFIQKNK, via the coding sequence ATGATTGATTTTAGAGACTTTACTTATAAAGAATTAGAAAACTATATAATAAAAATTAATGAGCCAAAGTTTAGAGCAAAACAGATATTTCAATGGATACATAAAGGAGTTAATTCTTTTGATGATATCATAAACATAAATAAAGGGCTTAAAGAAAAGTTGAAAAATGAAGGTTATATATGTAATATGGTAATAGAAGAAAAATATACATCAAATATTGACGGAACAACTAAGTACATTATGCGTCTTAAAGATGAAAATTTTATAGAATGTGTTTTGATGAAGTATACCTTTGGAAATACTATATGTATTTCAACACAAGTAGGTTGCAGCATGGGATGTAGTTTTTGTGCCTCAACTATAGGAGGTAAAATTAGGAATTTAACTGCTGGGGAAATGTTCGGACAGGTTTTAACCCTTCAAAATGATATCAAAGAAAAAATATCTAATGTAGTTCTTATGGGTACAGGAGAGCCCTTTGATAATTATGAAAATGTAATTAAATTTTTAAATATAATTAATGACCCAAATGGAATTAATATAGGAATGAGGCACATAACTATTTCAACATGTGGACTTGTTCCTCAAATCAAAATGCTTGCTGATTTAAACCTTCAGATAACCCTTGCTATTTCTCTTCATGCACCTAATGATGAAATTAGAAAAAAAATAATGCCCATAGCAAATAGATACAGTATGGAAGAGCTTTTAGACGCTTGTAAATATTATATTAAACGTACAAACAGAAGGATTACCTTTGAATATGCTCTTATAAATGAAATAAACGATTCAGAAGAAAATGCTTTGGAACTTTCAAAAAAGCTCAAAGGAATGCTCTGTCATGTTAACCTTATACCACTGAATAAAGTTGATGAGAGGGAATTTATAAAGCCGGATATGGATAAGGTTAATATTTTCAAAAATATATTATTAAAAAATGGTATCGAAACTACTGTAAGAAGAGAAATGGGAAGTGATATAAATGCTGCATGTGGACAGCTTAGAAGAAGGTTTATTCAAAAAAATAAGTAG
- the rsgA gene encoding ribosome small subunit-dependent GTPase A, producing MQEGIILKGIAGFYYVKVKDGRTIECKARGKFRNCNLTPVIGDRVFIEEIDNNSGVIKEIMDRKNLLIRPYVANIDQAIVVFAAKKPHIVFSLLDKLLIQIEHNNIEAVICINKSDLDDSQIIEKVKSIYEKVGYKVITTNALTGEGIDKLKEILRGKVSVFAGPSGVGKSTLFNKIQNKVKMETQDVSERISRGRHTTRHAEIIDIDYDTYVVDTPGFSSLDLDFIKADELQYAFKEFKDYIGKCKFTSCMHYKETDCIIKQAVKEGIIPFERYNTYIEILQELQSSRRMKR from the coding sequence ATGCAGGAAGGTATTATATTAAAAGGCATTGCGGGATTTTATTATGTAAAAGTAAAGGATGGAAGAACAATTGAATGTAAGGCAAGAGGTAAATTTAGGAATTGTAATTTAACACCGGTTATTGGAGACAGAGTTTTTATTGAAGAGATAGACAATAACAGTGGTGTGATTAAAGAAATAATGGACAGAAAAAATTTACTAATAAGACCTTATGTTGCTAATATAGATCAGGCTATTGTAGTTTTTGCTGCTAAAAAACCTCATATTGTTTTTTCATTGCTTGATAAGCTTTTAATACAGATAGAACATAATAATATCGAAGCTGTTATATGTATTAATAAGTCTGATCTTGATGATAGCCAAATAATTGAAAAAGTTAAGAGCATTTATGAAAAAGTTGGATATAAGGTAATTACAACAAATGCATTAACAGGAGAAGGTATAGATAAGCTTAAAGAAATATTAAGAGGTAAGGTATCTGTTTTCGCAGGTCCCTCAGGTGTTGGCAAGTCAACTTTATTTAATAAAATACAAAATAAAGTTAAGATGGAAACACAAGATGTAAGTGAAAGAATAAGTAGGGGTAGGCATACCACAAGGCATGCAGAGATTATCGATATTGATTATGATACTTATGTTGTAGATACTCCAGGTTTTTCAAGCCTTGATCTTGACTTTATTAAAGCAGATGAACTTCAGTATGCATTTAAAGAATTTAAAGATTATATTGGAAAGTGTAAATTTACATCATGTATGCACTACAAAGAAACTGATTGCATTATTAAACAAGCAGTTAAAGAAGGTATTATACCTTTTGAAAGATACAATACCTATATTGAAATATTACAAGAACTTCAAAGTAGCAGGAGGATGAAAAGATGA
- the pknB gene encoding Stk1 family PASTA domain-containing Ser/Thr kinase, protein MTNLIGKVLGKRYIIIEKIGEGGMALVYKARCQLLNRYVAVKILKPEFTSDEEFVKKFKRESLSAASLSHPNIVSVYDVGEEDGIYYIVMEYVQGQTLKEYIKRNGKIGFRETLKIINQIALALEHAHKNGVVHRDIKPHNILITEDKIVKVADFGIARASTNTTITNTDKILGSVHYLSPEQARGSYTDHRTDIYSLGVVMYEMLTGRLPYDADSPISIAIKHIEENLITPLEIDDSIPKAVNDIVLKAMEKNVAKRYQNAKEMLDDIAKAQENPNIPLFYNENEEDATKIIGINEINSALNENNRKKKKGKLIYVIMTTLILILTAAFLVYAYNKYFIVKDVKVPSIIGLSEEEAKKVLESRKLFMEVANRVSDKKPAGQVIRVYPDENTTVKQNSTVRVVISTGPNQVKVPDLANMDLITAESLIKKNGLKIGIIERKNSDTVQKDLIISQSPEKGTMVQEGTEINIVISDGPELKLVTVPSLLGKSLDNAINELKKANLNLGTISYSEDNNYPDGVVIDQDVAQNIQVKEGTIINITVNKLNTANNDNQNTQQTETGQ, encoded by the coding sequence ATGACCAATTTAATTGGTAAGGTACTTGGCAAAAGATATATAATCATAGAAAAGATAGGAGAAGGAGGCATGGCTCTTGTCTATAAGGCAAGATGTCAGCTTTTAAATAGATATGTTGCTGTTAAAATATTAAAGCCGGAGTTTACATCAGATGAGGAGTTTGTAAAAAAGTTTAAAAGAGAATCCTTATCGGCAGCAAGTTTATCTCATCCTAACATAGTAAGTGTATATGATGTAGGAGAAGAAGATGGAATATATTATATTGTAATGGAATATGTTCAAGGTCAAACTCTAAAGGAATATATAAAAAGAAATGGAAAAATTGGATTTAGGGAAACTCTAAAAATAATAAATCAAATAGCTCTTGCTCTTGAACATGCTCATAAAAATGGAGTAGTTCATAGGGACATAAAACCTCACAACATATTAATAACTGAGGATAAGATAGTTAAAGTTGCAGATTTTGGAATAGCAAGAGCATCAACAAACACTACTATAACTAATACGGATAAAATATTAGGATCAGTTCACTATTTATCTCCAGAACAGGCAAGGGGAAGTTATACAGATCATAGAACTGATATATATTCCTTAGGAGTTGTAATGTATGAAATGCTTACAGGTAGACTTCCTTATGATGCTGATAGTCCTATTTCTATTGCTATTAAGCATATAGAAGAAAACTTAATTACCCCTTTAGAGATAGATGATAGTATTCCAAAAGCTGTTAACGATATAGTTTTAAAAGCTATGGAAAAGAATGTAGCAAAACGTTATCAAAATGCTAAGGAAATGCTGGATGACATAGCTAAGGCACAAGAAAACCCCAATATACCTTTGTTTTATAATGAAAATGAAGAAGACGCGACTAAAATAATAGGCATAAACGAAATAAACAGTGCATTAAATGAAAATAATAGAAAAAAGAAAAAAGGTAAATTAATATATGTAATAATGACTACATTGATATTAATTTTAACGGCGGCTTTTTTGGTTTATGCATATAATAAATATTTTATAGTTAAGGATGTTAAAGTACCTTCAATTATAGGATTGAGTGAGGAAGAAGCAAAGAAGGTATTAGAGAGTAGAAAGCTTTTTATGGAGGTTGCTAATAGAGTTAGTGATAAAAAACCTGCAGGACAGGTTATAAGAGTATACCCTGATGAGAACACTACTGTTAAGCAGAATTCCACAGTTAGAGTTGTTATAAGTACTGGCCCAAATCAAGTTAAAGTACCTGATTTAGCAAATATGGATTTAATTACAGCTGAGTCTTTAATTAAAAAAAATGGCTTAAAAATAGGAATAATAGAAAGAAAAAATAGTGATACAGTTCAAAAGGATTTGATAATAAGCCAAAGCCCTGAAAAGGGAACTATGGTTCAAGAAGGAACAGAGATAAATATAGTTATAAGCGATGGACCAGAGCTTAAACTTGTTACTGTACCGTCCTTGTTAGGTAAAAGCCTTGATAATGCAATAAATGAACTTAAAAAAGCAAATCTTAATCTTGGAACTATAAGTTACAGTGAAGATAATAATTATCCCGATGGTGTAGTTATTGATCAAGATGTTGCACAAAATATTCAGGTTAAAGAAGGAACAATTATTAATATAACTGTAAATAAATTAAACACAGCTAATAATGATAACCAAAATACACAGCAAACTGAAACTGGACAATAA
- the rpe gene encoding ribulose-phosphate 3-epimerase: MIKLAPSILSADFGKLYEEIKKVEDAGADLLHIDIMDGHFVPNITIGPLVVESIRKKSNLIFDVHLMIENPDNYIQQFIDAGADIISVHVEACRHLHRTIQNIKSSGAKAGVVLNPATPIETIEYILEDVDMVLLMSVNPGFGGQKFIESTLNKIKKLRKIIDENKLKIDIEVDGGINLNNVKDVVNAGANIIVAGSAVFYSDNISKTIEEFKRLGA; encoded by the coding sequence ATGATAAAATTAGCTCCATCAATATTATCAGCTGATTTTGGAAAATTATATGAGGAAATTAAAAAAGTTGAAGATGCTGGTGCAGACTTACTGCATATAGATATAATGGATGGGCATTTTGTTCCTAATATTACAATTGGTCCTTTAGTAGTTGAATCCATAAGAAAAAAAAGCAATCTTATTTTTGATGTTCATTTGATGATTGAAAATCCAGATAATTATATTCAGCAATTTATAGATGCTGGTGCTGATATAATTTCAGTACATGTTGAAGCATGTAGACACTTGCATAGAACTATACAAAATATAAAATCATCAGGAGCAAAGGCAGGAGTAGTACTAAATCCTGCAACACCAATTGAAACTATCGAATATATACTTGAAGATGTTGATATGGTGCTTTTAATGAGCGTTAACCCTGGATTTGGAGGACAAAAGTTTATAGAAAGTACTCTTAATAAAATTAAAAAATTAAGAAAGATTATTGATGAAAATAAATTAAAAATTGATATTGAAGTAGATGGCGGAATTAATCTTAATAATGTAAAAGATGTGGTTAATGCAGGTGCCAATATTATTGTTGCAGGTTCAGCAGTATTTTATAGTGATAACATAAGTAAGACTATAGAAGAATTTAAGAGGTTAGGAGCATAA
- a CDS encoding DAK2 domain-containing protein: protein MKYTIIDGQILKEMLLNGAYELERNKDMVNSLNVFPVPDGDTGTNMSATMLSAVEEIKKLKNISVQTVVNAASMGSLMGARGNSGVILSQILRGFSKYLKNKANLTTKDFALALKEGANTAYRAVMKPTEGTILTVARESADKAIEIAKNEVDFLNFMKKVYDQAVLTLNKTPDMLPVLKQAGVVDAGGKGLVVIYSGILKWFQGEVISPDTFEVSNKVTKLDVEKVEDIGNIKFGYCTEFFIKTGNAVNYNSFKDRISSYGDSIVVVGMENLIKVHIHTNNPGIILEEAVKLGELSKIKIDNMKEQHRSLIEDEEEKKLNVIEPVKEEEKEYGIITVAAGDGITSIFKDLGVDIVIEGGQTMNPSTQNILEAINSINAKNIFILPNNGNIVMAAQQARDVSNKNVIVIPTKSIPQGITAVVTFNPDIDVKENEQEMLKAISKVKTGQITYAVRDTVFNDVDIKEGNILGIFNGKLIKSGEDINQITKEVLDEMVDENSELITIFYGNGLEEKDTNEISDYVKEKFNNCDVSINYGGQPLYYYVISVE, encoded by the coding sequence TTGAAATATACTATTATTGATGGACAAATACTAAAAGAGATGCTATTAAATGGAGCTTATGAACTTGAAAGAAACAAGGATATGGTTAATTCCTTGAATGTATTTCCCGTACCAGATGGAGATACTGGAACTAATATGTCAGCTACTATGTTATCTGCAGTTGAAGAGATAAAAAAATTAAAAAATATTTCTGTTCAAACTGTAGTTAATGCTGCCTCGATGGGTTCTTTAATGGGAGCGAGAGGAAACTCAGGAGTTATATTATCACAGATATTAAGAGGGTTTTCTAAATATTTGAAAAATAAAGCTAATTTAACTACTAAGGATTTTGCCCTTGCACTTAAAGAGGGTGCTAATACTGCTTATAGAGCCGTTATGAAACCAACGGAAGGAACGATATTAACTGTTGCAAGGGAATCTGCAGATAAAGCAATTGAAATTGCAAAAAATGAAGTAGACTTTTTAAACTTTATGAAAAAAGTTTATGATCAAGCTGTATTAACTCTTAATAAAACCCCTGATATGCTTCCAGTTTTGAAACAAGCAGGAGTTGTTGATGCAGGAGGAAAAGGGTTAGTTGTTATATATAGTGGGATATTAAAGTGGTTTCAAGGTGAAGTAATTTCACCTGATACCTTCGAAGTTTCAAACAAGGTTACAAAACTTGATGTTGAAAAAGTTGAAGATATAGGAAATATAAAGTTTGGCTATTGTACAGAATTTTTTATTAAAACAGGTAATGCAGTAAATTACAATAGTTTTAAAGATAGAATTTCATCTTATGGAGATTCTATAGTTGTTGTTGGTATGGAAAACCTTATTAAGGTACACATACATACCAATAACCCAGGAATAATACTTGAGGAAGCTGTAAAGTTAGGAGAACTATCAAAAATTAAAATAGATAACATGAAGGAACAACACAGAAGTCTTATAGAAGATGAGGAAGAAAAAAAATTAAACGTTATTGAACCTGTAAAAGAAGAAGAAAAAGAGTATGGAATTATAACTGTTGCTGCTGGTGATGGAATAACGAGTATATTTAAAGATCTTGGAGTAGATATTGTAATTGAAGGCGGACAGACTATGAATCCAAGCACACAAAATATTCTTGAAGCAATAAATTCTATAAACGCAAAGAATATTTTCATTCTACCGAATAATGGGAATATAGTAATGGCAGCACAACAAGCAAGGGATGTAAGCAATAAGAATGTAATTGTTATTCCTACAAAAAGTATTCCTCAAGGTATAACAGCAGTTGTGACTTTTAATCCTGATATTGATGTTAAAGAAAATGAACAGGAAATGCTAAAGGCAATATCGAAGGTGAAAACTGGTCAAATTACTTATGCAGTAAGAGATACAGTGTTTAATGATGTTGACATTAAGGAAGGAAATATACTTGGAATTTTCAATGGTAAGCTTATAAAATCAGGAGAAGATATAAATCAAATAACAAAAGAAGTATTAGATGAGATGGTTGATGAGAATAGTGAGCTTATTACTATATTCTATGGAAATGGTCTTGAGGAAAAAGATACTAATGAGATAAGTGATTATGTTAAAGAAAAATTCAATAATTGTGATGTAAGCATAAATTATGGAGGTCAGCCTTTATATTATTATGTTATATCTGTAGAATAA